The proteins below are encoded in one region of Sminthopsis crassicaudata isolate SCR6 chromosome 1, ASM4859323v1, whole genome shotgun sequence:
- the ZBED3 gene encoding zinc finger BED domain-containing protein 3 encodes MEEGGPYSDPLRSAAPAAHGRGARYSEAWEYFHLPLARSGLPASQYATCRLCGKQVSRGPGFNVGTTALWKHLKSMHKQELEKSGHRQSGLRPEAPPSPLPPAPPGLEGDWARLMEQMGALALRASQRERELEKRERAAERRERLLDLRKRALEEEEKDLSEKRQELQAEKEELQARLLLLCQRESALALAATPLATLIKEEQEDRGQGGLVTRVLF; translated from the coding sequence atggaagaaggtGGCCCCTACTCGGACCCCCTCAGAAGCGCCGCCCCTGCAGCGCATGGCCGAGGAGCGAGGTACTCGGAAGCCTGGGAGTACTTCCACCTGCCCCTGGCCCGCTCGGGCCTCCCCGCCAGCCAGTACGCCACCTGCAGGCTGTGCGGAAAGCAAGTCAGCCGGGGCCCGGGCTTCAACGTGGGAACCACGGCTCTGTGGAAGCACCTGAAGAGCATGCATAAGCAGGAGCTGGAAAAGAGCGGGCACCGGCAGAGTGGCCTCCGCCCCGAAGCCCCGCCGTCCCCCCTTCCGCCCGCCCCGCCCGGCCTGGAGGGAGACTGGGCACGGTTGATGGAGCAGATGGGGGCGCTGGCCTTGCGGGCGAGCCAGCGGGAGAGGGAGCTGGAGAAGCGGGAGCGGGCCGCGGAGAGGAGGGAGCGGCTCCTGGACCTGAGGAAAAGGgccctggaggaggaggagaaggatttGTCGGAGAAGCGGCAGGAGCTGCAGGCCGAGAAGGAGGAGCTGCAGGCCCGCCTCCTGCTGCTGTGCCAGAGGGAGAGCGCGTTAGCCCTGGCCGCCACCCCGCTGGCCACCCTCATCAAGGAGGAGCAGGAGGACCGGGGCCAGGGCGGCCTCGTCACCAGAGTCCTGTTCTAG